Part of the Desulfolutivibrio sulfoxidireducens genome is shown below.
GGCCGTGGGCGCGGTGGCCCTGAGGGACGTGGTCATCGTATCCGGGCTTGCGGCCTGGGCTCTGACCGAGCCCCGCTTCCCCCGGGAGATGGTTTTCGCGGCGTTGGTTGCAACCAGTTTGTGTTTGACGCTGTTTCGCGTATCATGATTCCGTGGTTTGCCCCGCGGCGGACCATGGCCAGGGAAAGGAACGGATCAGTTGGAAGGCACCACAGTGATGCCGGGACAATCCCCGGCCGAGGAACGGACCACGCGGCCCGGAAGGCAGGCCATGACCGTAAGCGTGCTCAACGAACAGGGACTGCACGCCCGGCCGGCGGCCGTCCTGGCCAAGGAAGCCCAACGTTTCCCCTGCGACGTGCGCATCCTCCATAACGGCGACGAGGTGGACGCCAAAAGCATCCTGGACATCCTGACCCTGGCGGCCGGACACGGGACCAACCTGGACATCGTGGCCGACGGCCCCATGGCCGAGGAGGCGGTGACCCACATCGCCCAGCTTTTTCAAAAACGTTTCCGATAGGACCACGCGTGGCTTCCGTCATCCTCAAGGGCATCCCCGTTTCGGCGGGCATCTCCATCGGCAAGGCCTTTTTCCTCAACAGGTCCGGCCATGGTCCCATCCCCCGCCAGACGCTGGCCCCGGAACTCTTCGAGCCGGAGTTGGCCCGGCTGGCCCGGGCCTTCGGCCAGTTCCGCGAGGAACTGGTCCAGGTGCGCGAACGCATCCCGACGGAACTGCGCGAACACGCCCACATCATCGACTCGCACCTGATGATTCTGGACGATCCAAAGCTGCAGGGCGCGGCCGGGAACTACATCCGAACGCTTGGCATCAATGCCGAATGGGCCCTGGAAAAGGCCGTGGCCGATCTGCAACGGGCCTTCGAGGCCCTGGACAACCCCTATTTCCGGGACCGCATCCAGGACGTGCGCATGGTGTCCGACCGGGTCCAGGCCAGGCTGTCCGGCCAGACCGGGGACATCAAGGCCGTGCGGAACCGGGTGGTGCTCATGGCCGACGACCTTTCCCCGGCGGACACGGCGGCCATCGAGGTGGACAAGATCATGTCCGTGGTCACGGCCCAGGGCGGCAAGACCTCCCACACCGGCATCCTGGCCCGCACCCTGGGCATACCGGCGGTCATCGGGGTCAACGACCTGGAGGAGCACGTCCGCGACGGGCGGCTGGTGGTGGTGGACGGCCTGCGCGGCTCGGTGCTGGTCGATCCCGACGAGGACGAACTGGCCAAGTTCACCGACCTCAAATACCAGTTCGAGGCCTACCACGCCTCCATCATGCGCGGCTGCCACCTGCCCGGCGAGACCATCGACGGCTACCGGGTCAAGGTGAAGGCCAACATCGAGCTTCTCGAGGAGGTGGCGGCGGTCATCGACAACGGCGGCGAGGGCGTTGGCCTGTATCGCACGGAATATTCGTACATGAACCGCCGGACCCTGCCCACCGAGGAGGAGCTCACCGAGGAATATTTCGAGCTGGCATCCATCATGTCCCCCAAAAAGGTGACCTTGCGCACCCTGGACGCCGGGGCGGACAAGTTCATCGCCCTTTTGGGCAACCCCGATGAGCGCAACCCCGCCCTGGGGCTTCGGGCCATCCGCCTGTGCATGCACCACAAGGACCTGTTCAAGACCCAGCTTCGGGCCATCCTGCGGGCCTCGACGGTGGGCAACGTGTCGGTCATGTTCCCGATGATCTCCGGGCTGCGGGAGATTCGCCAGGCCATGAGCCTTTTGCGCACGGCCCAGTCGGAGCTCAGATACCAGGGGATGTCCTACGATCCGGAGATGCCTGTGGGCATCATGATGGAGTTGCCCTCGGCGGTGATGATTGCCGAGGTGCTGGCCCGCGAGGTGGATTTTTTCAGCATCGGCACCAACGATCTCATTCAATATTCCCTGGGCATCGACCGTACCAACCGGTACGTGTCGCACATGTATCAGCCCCTGCATCCGGCCGTGGTGCGCAGCATCAAGCACATTGTGGACGCGGCCCATCAAGCCGGCATCGAGGTCAGTCTGTGCGGCGAGATGGCCTCGGACCCCTTTTGCGTGCCCATCCTCATGGGCATGCAGATCGACGCCATAAGCCTCAATCCCCAGGCCATCCCGGGAATCAAGCGCATCATCCGCCAGGCGACCATGGACGATTGCAAGAAGCTGCTCAAGGAGGTCCTTGAGAGCACCACCGTGGCTCGCACCAACCGTCTGGTTCGGGACACCATCTTCCAGAAGTTTCCCGATGAGCTCATGTTTTTCTCCTCGCTTTTGGACCAGGAGGAGGGCATGACGGGCTGACGCCCGCAGGGTCCGCCCGGCCTGTCCTTTCGATTGGGACAATGCTATACCCTTTCCCGACGCCGCCACGCCTTTCCGGTTTGCGGCAAAGCCCCATGACGCCATGAGCAAGACATCCCAGGGCGGCGAGAAGCTCATCGCCCCCAACAAGAACGCCCGCCGGCTCTACGAACTTTTGGAGAGCCTAGAGGCCGGGCTGTGCCTGACCGGTTCCGAGGTGAAATCCCTTCGGGCCGGCAAGGTCAGTTTCAAGGACGGCTACGTCAAATTTACAAACGGCGAGGCCTGGCTCGTGGGCGTGCACATCGCGGAATACGAGAACGCGGGCTATTCCGGGCACGAGCCGGAGCGGCCGCGCAAGCTCCTTTTGCACGCGGCGGAGATCCGGCATCTGCGCACCAAGGTGGAGCAGAAAGGCCTGACCGTGATCCCGGTGCGCATGTATTTCAAGAACGGCCGGATAAAGATCGAGATCGCCCTGGCCCGGGGCAAGAAGGTCCACGACCGCCGCGACGATTTGAAGGCCCGGGACATCGACCGGGAAACGGCCCGGGAACTGGCTCGTTCCTGACCATGGACGGTTCCCGGCAAAATCCGCTTCCCCCGGCCGCCCGCCGCTTCCTCTCCGACCTCTTTCCCGGCGAGGCCGCCGTGTTCGCCCCCGAGGAGACCTGCGTCTTCGGCACCGACGCCTCCCGCCGCCAGGCCATCCCCGCCGCCGTGGTCCGGCCGGAAACCGAAGAGCAGGTTCGCGAGCTTTTGCGCTTCGCCCACGCCGAACGCATCCCCATCCTCTCCCGGGGCCGGGGCACCAACACCGTTGGCGACTGCGTGCCCACCGCCCCGGGCATCGTGGTCTCCACAGCCCGGTTCGCGGACATCCTGGAGATTTCCGAGGACGACTTCGTGGCCGTGTGCCGCCCCGGTCTGGTCACCGCCGACCTGCAAAAGGCCTTGGCAAAAAAACGCCTCTTCTATCCCCCGGACCCGGCCAGCGTGCGCTTCTCCAGCCTGGGCGGCAACGCGGCCACCTGCGCCGGGGGCATGCGCGCCCTGAAATACGGCGTCACCCGCGACTTCATCCTGGGCATCCGGGCCGTTTTGCCCGGCGGCGAGGTCATCGTCACCGGCGGCCGGACCCACAAAAACGTGGCCGGCCTGGACCTGACCCGACTTCTGGTCGGCTCCGAGGGCACCCTGGCCTTTTTTACCGAAATCACGGCCAAGCTCCTGCCCCTGCCCGAGGCCACGGCCACGGCGCTTTGCGCCCACGCCGACCCCGACGCGGCCCTGACCGCGGCCGGCGACGTGTTCCGGGCCGGGATGCTGCCGGCGGCCATGGAATTCGTGGACAGGACCTGCCTCGACGCCGTGGCCGCCATAACCCCCCTGCCCTGGAGCGGTCCGGCCGGGGCGGCCCTGCTGGTGCGCCTGGACGGCTCCGCCGACGCCGTGGCCGCCGACCTGGAGAAACTCGGCCGGGTCCTGGCCGAACGCTCCCCCCTGTTCGTGCACACGGCCCTGGACCAGGCCGGTCAGGACGCCCTGTGGGCGGTGCGCACCATGCTCAACCAGGCCTCGTTCCGGGTGGCCCCGGACAAGATAAGCGACGACGTCACCGTGCCCCGGGGGGCGCTACGCCGGGTCGCCGCCGGAATCCGGGCCATCGCCGCCCGTGCCGGTCTGCCCGTCCTGGTCTTCGGGCATGTGGGCGACGGCAACCTGCACGTCAACATCATGCACCGCGCCGATGACCCGGCCGAGCGCCACACGGCCCTGGCCGCCCGCGAGGAGATTCTCGACCTGGCCCTGTCGCTTCGCGGCACGCTTTCCGGCGAGCACGGCGTGGGCCTGTCCAAGCTGCCCTTCCTGGACCGCCAGATCGGCCCAACCGAGCGCGGACTTATGCGCCGGATCAAGGCCGTCTTCGACCCCCACGGGATCATGAATCCCGGCAAGGCCTACTAGCCCCTCCCACGAAAGGCCCCTCTCGAGGCCCGCATGGGAGTCGCGAGCCACTCCTATCGGCTGTGCGTCTCCCGAGGCTCCATGTCGCCCCAAAGTCCCTTGGTCATGAGGCCGACGCTCACCGGTTCGAAGGAATCAAAGCAAATGTCGCGGACATGGGTCATTTCCCCCCAGAGCAGATCATAACCCTTGAGCCAGCGGAAGACCTTGATCCTTTCCCGCCAGCGGCGCTCTTCCTCCTCGGTTGCCGGCCGTTGCTCCCCGGCCCGGCCCATCAGGCGCACCCCGGGAGCCGTGTCGAACCGGCCCCGAAAAAGCGACGCCATGGAGCACCAGAACCCACCGTGGACGGCCAGGACGCAAATCCGCTGATCCTGGTCGAGGTTGCGCCGCATCTTTTTCGGGAATTTTTCGAAATAATAGGCCTTGCCCGGAGAGTGGAGGAACAGGGAGCCGATGGGGGTGACATGGGGCGATCCGTCCGGGTTCACCGTGGCCATGGCGCAGAAGCCCTTGGTTTTCAAGGCTCTCTCGACAACATCGCAAATGGTGTTCCAGTGCGGCGGGACATCCATGGTTTTCTCCTTTGATCGCACCAGATGGCGCTGTTCTAAGCCGGCGTTGGAATCGCCGGCCCGATCTGATATTTTTCCGGGCTACTCCAGGCATTCATACGGGTTGCGAAAACTGACCCGGGCGCCCATGCGTTCAAAGAGTCGCAGGAGCCCATAGCGGGTCCGATGGAGGAAAATGAAATGAGGGTTGAGGTCCATGTGCGTTCGCATCTTCAACGCCACACACATGCGATGTTTTCCGGCCGGGATGAAATCTGGATTATCCCGAAAATCGAAGTACTTCTCCCGGTATAACTGGGAAATCCACTGGCCTGTCGCCCGCAGTTCCTCGAAGATGCGCTCTGCGACTTCCCCGGAGACCGGGGCGGCGTTGCGCTGAAAGCCGGCAAACAGGGACAGGTACTCGTTTTTGCCGCCGTTCATGGAGATGGCGGGCAGCTTGCTGTAGAGCGCGACGAAGAGCGGATCAAAATGCTTCACGCAGCCGAAATCCACCAGCCCGACGGTCAGGTCGGGATGCACGAGGAAGTTGCCGGGGTTGGGATCGGCATGGATGGCATGCAACCGGTAGAGTTCGGATACAAAAAGGTCCTGGATGGTTTGGGCCACCCGGTCCCGTTGCTCCTGGCCGGGGCCTGTTTCGAGCCAGTCGATCAGGGGCGTGCCGCTCAGGTATTCGGCGGTAAGCACCGTGTCGGAACTCAGGTCCTCGCGGCATTTCGGAATCAGGACCGGGTCCTGGCACAAGCCCGCCCGGAAAAAGGCCATGTTTTCCCGTTCGCGGCGGTAGTCGACCTCCTCCAAAAGACGGGCCTCTATCTCCTCCAATACCGGCGCCAGGAGCCGATGGTCTGGCAACGCCCGTATTGCCGTTCGCAGCAGTTGGATGTCGGTTTCGATGGTCTCCCGGATACCGGGATATTGGAGCTTCACCGCCAATTCCTGGCCGTCCCGGGCAACGGCCCGGTGGACCTGCCCCAGGCTGGCGGCGGCGAAGGCCTGTCCATCGAAGTCCTTGAACAGTTCCTCGGGCGGTTTTCCCAGGGCGTTGCCCACAATCTTGCGGGCCAGGGCCCGATTGATGGGAGGCGCCTGGTGGCAGGACTTCTGGAGTTCTTCCGTGATTTCGGGCGGCAAGACATCGGCCTCCAAACTCAAGAGTTGGGCCGCCTTCAGAGCCGTTCCCCGCAAGAGGCCCAACCCCTGGAAAAGCAAGGCGGCGGACTCCCTGTTCAGGGCCTTTCTGGCTTCGATCCGCTTCCTGGGCGTCTGGAATGGCTTTCGAGAAAGGTAGGCCAGGGTCTTGCCACCCAGTTTGGTCGCTGTCTTGCCCACGCACAGCCCTCTTTCCCACTTACTTCTGGGAATGCCGTCGGCCATTTTTTTCTCCCGTGGAGGGACGTTTCCCCTGCTGCATGATATCCATCCGATCTCGGAGCATATCCAGCCGGGCTATGACATGATGCCGGAAAAGGAAGGAGGCCATCTCCATGGCCTTGTTGAGAAGGTCCGCCCGGATGAAGCCGATGGCCAAATCCAGGCTTTTATCGATGAGGATCGTGGTGTTCTGGAATTGTTCCGAACGGTCTCGTATCCAGTAGTGCACAAGGCCGATGAAATAATCCCAGAAACACTGACACGTCAGTTCCAGAAAGACCTGTTCCGGTATTTCGCCGGCCTTGACGGCCGTCTCGAACATGTCGGTGACAACATGAAAGAAGCGTGAGCGCAGAGGCCGCAAATACTGATAGTCCGAGGTCAGTGAGAAGGTCGCCGCCCCGAAGGTACCCACGATGAATTCGCGGTCCGGCAGAAACCGCTCCAGCAAGGTTTCGAAAAAAGTCTGGAGTTGTTCCCGCAACTCGTAGGTATGAAGGTCCGGAATTGCCCGCAACCGTTCGAGGCCCTCTTCCAACCGGTCCTCGTAATAGGCGTAGACGATGGCCTCCTTGGTGGGGAAATAGTTGTAGATGGTGGCGTCGCCGAGACCCGCCCCCCTGGCGATCTCCCGCATCGTCGCCCCCTTGAACCCTTTTTCGATCATGGCGTCGACGGCCGACCGGATTATCTGGTCCCGGTTCTCCCGTTTTCGATCTTCGCTGATCTTCATGAACCACCCCTTAACGATAACTGCTATTAATTTAGATCAAATTTTATGGGTTTTATATGTAGCAATTTTTTTAAAATGGCAAGCTTTTTCTTGGTCAATTCGGATAGAAAAACAATCATGGTGGACTGGAGAAGCCGGGCGCGGGCTCATGCGCCGCATCAAGGCCGTTTTCGATCCCCACGGAGCCATGAACCCCGGCAAGGCCTACTGAGGCGGGACGGGCCATCCCCGCGGCTTGACCCGGCGCGAAACGGCCCCATGTTGTCATGAGCATGCCCACATCGCCACACCTCAACCCCGCGCCCCTCCCCGCGCCCCACGACTGCGTCCTGTGCGGCCGCTGCCTGGAGGTGTGCCCCCTTTTCGCCGCCACCGGCCGGGAGGAACTCTCCCCACGGGCGAAATTCCACCTGCTCGCCCGTATGGCCCGAAACGACCCGGCCCTGCGCGAAAAGCCCGCCTCGGACCTGGCCGGGCTGTGCCTGTCCTGCGGCCGCTGCCAGAAGGCCTGCCCTCTCGGGCTGTGCGCCCCGGACGCGGTCGGCGCCCTGCGCGCCGCCCA
Proteins encoded:
- a CDS encoding HPr family phosphocarrier protein, with the protein product MPGQSPAEERTTRPGRQAMTVSVLNEQGLHARPAAVLAKEAQRFPCDVRILHNGDEVDAKSILDILTLAAGHGTNLDIVADGPMAEEAVTHIAQLFQKRFR
- the ptsP gene encoding phosphoenolpyruvate--protein phosphotransferase; translated protein: MASVILKGIPVSAGISIGKAFFLNRSGHGPIPRQTLAPELFEPELARLARAFGQFREELVQVRERIPTELREHAHIIDSHLMILDDPKLQGAAGNYIRTLGINAEWALEKAVADLQRAFEALDNPYFRDRIQDVRMVSDRVQARLSGQTGDIKAVRNRVVLMADDLSPADTAAIEVDKIMSVVTAQGGKTSHTGILARTLGIPAVIGVNDLEEHVRDGRLVVVDGLRGSVLVDPDEDELAKFTDLKYQFEAYHASIMRGCHLPGETIDGYRVKVKANIELLEEVAAVIDNGGEGVGLYRTEYSYMNRRTLPTEEELTEEYFELASIMSPKKVTLRTLDAGADKFIALLGNPDERNPALGLRAIRLCMHHKDLFKTQLRAILRASTVGNVSVMFPMISGLREIRQAMSLLRTAQSELRYQGMSYDPEMPVGIMMELPSAVMIAEVLAREVDFFSIGTNDLIQYSLGIDRTNRYVSHMYQPLHPAVVRSIKHIVDAAHQAGIEVSLCGEMASDPFCVPILMGMQIDAISLNPQAIPGIKRIIRQATMDDCKKLLKEVLESTTVARTNRLVRDTIFQKFPDELMFFSSLLDQEEGMTG
- the smpB gene encoding SsrA-binding protein SmpB, with the translated sequence MSKTSQGGEKLIAPNKNARRLYELLESLEAGLCLTGSEVKSLRAGKVSFKDGYVKFTNGEAWLVGVHIAEYENAGYSGHEPERPRKLLLHAAEIRHLRTKVEQKGLTVIPVRMYFKNGRIKIEIALARGKKVHDRRDDLKARDIDRETARELARS
- a CDS encoding FAD-binding oxidoreductase, whose amino-acid sequence is MDGSRQNPLPPAARRFLSDLFPGEAAVFAPEETCVFGTDASRRQAIPAAVVRPETEEQVRELLRFAHAERIPILSRGRGTNTVGDCVPTAPGIVVSTARFADILEISEDDFVAVCRPGLVTADLQKALAKKRLFYPPDPASVRFSSLGGNAATCAGGMRALKYGVTRDFILGIRAVLPGGEVIVTGGRTHKNVAGLDLTRLLVGSEGTLAFFTEITAKLLPLPEATATALCAHADPDAALTAAGDVFRAGMLPAAMEFVDRTCLDAVAAITPLPWSGPAGAALLVRLDGSADAVAADLEKLGRVLAERSPLFVHTALDQAGQDALWAVRTMLNQASFRVAPDKISDDVTVPRGALRRVAAGIRAIAARAGLPVLVFGHVGDGNLHVNIMHRADDPAERHTALAAREEILDLALSLRGTLSGEHGVGLSKLPFLDRQIGPTERGLMRRIKAVFDPHGIMNPGKAY
- a CDS encoding pyridoxamine 5'-phosphate oxidase family protein, whose protein sequence is MDVPPHWNTICDVVERALKTKGFCAMATVNPDGSPHVTPIGSLFLHSPGKAYYFEKFPKKMRRNLDQDQRICVLAVHGGFWCSMASLFRGRFDTAPGVRLMGRAGEQRPATEEEERRWRERIKVFRWLKGYDLLWGEMTHVRDICFDSFEPVSVGLMTKGLWGDMEPRETHSR
- a CDS encoding ABC1 kinase family protein translates to MADGIPRSKWERGLCVGKTATKLGGKTLAYLSRKPFQTPRKRIEARKALNRESAALLFQGLGLLRGTALKAAQLLSLEADVLPPEITEELQKSCHQAPPINRALARKIVGNALGKPPEELFKDFDGQAFAAASLGQVHRAVARDGQELAVKLQYPGIRETIETDIQLLRTAIRALPDHRLLAPVLEEIEARLLEEVDYRRERENMAFFRAGLCQDPVLIPKCREDLSSDTVLTAEYLSGTPLIDWLETGPGQEQRDRVAQTIQDLFVSELYRLHAIHADPNPGNFLVHPDLTVGLVDFGCVKHFDPLFVALYSKLPAISMNGGKNEYLSLFAGFQRNAAPVSGEVAERIFEELRATGQWISQLYREKYFDFRDNPDFIPAGKHRMCVALKMRTHMDLNPHFIFLHRTRYGLLRLFERMGARVSFRNPYECLE
- a CDS encoding TetR/AcrR family transcriptional regulator; amino-acid sequence: MKISEDRKRENRDQIIRSAVDAMIEKGFKGATMREIARGAGLGDATIYNYFPTKEAIVYAYYEDRLEEGLERLRAIPDLHTYELREQLQTFFETLLERFLPDREFIVGTFGAATFSLTSDYQYLRPLRSRFFHVVTDMFETAVKAGEIPEQVFLELTCQCFWDYFIGLVHYWIRDRSEQFQNTTILIDKSLDLAIGFIRADLLNKAMEMASFLFRHHVIARLDMLRDRMDIMQQGKRPSTGEKNGRRHSQK
- a CDS encoding FAD-linked oxidase C-terminal domain-containing protein; amino-acid sequence: MNHPLTITAINLDQILWVLYVAIFLKWQAFSWSIRIEKQSWWTGEAGRGLMRRIKAVFDPHGAMNPGKAY